A window of the Podospora bellae-mahoneyi strain CBS 112042 chromosome 6, whole genome shotgun sequence genome harbors these coding sequences:
- a CDS encoding hypothetical protein (EggNog:ENOG503P85A), which yields MSMFSFIRKGRQAAKEHKAEKAEKAKREAEKPPYRHIPKHAAIDAVSSGPAGWRSEDRQKIVDQNKRRSAMTTSGMNMTGQPRIHSSLSHVSFPAAFATPVVPRTYSYSSMPAGWASGDMNYSNVDVSSSSVKGKEVDRSTSASLYLSRSAARLSAGRYPMNMNAVIGTGDLSISPVDSSSNSTSSQDDLEMEPIKHASLPPVTSKTRGYSRPMSDSGSIHRLHPARRLSDAEQNTTPHPGPSAHLLLPTHELPPRRHPPRPSNPGHAIRRRDHNLHRLLHHRLGSQLRNHGPHRLERFPPHQQYQTNNQKRRRTPRRGGYFPDPRTLQRRGSLPRRNRHLPHHHLPYQEQEEDVQTQPVPRAGDDQLEYFHRRG from the coding sequence ATGTCCATGTTCTCGTTCATCAGAAAGGGCCGACAGGCAGCCAAGGAGCACAAGGCCgaaaaggccgagaaggcAAAGAGGGAAGCCGAGAAGCCTCCTTACAGGCACATCCCAAAACATGCCGCCATCGACGCGGTATCATCGGGGCCTGCTGGGTGGAGGTCCGAGGACCGCCAGAAGATTGTTGATCAGAACAAGCGGAGGAGCGCCATGACCACCAGTGGCATGAACATGACTGGCCAGCCTCGCATTCAcagctctctctcccacGTTTCATTCCCAGCTGCCTTCGCTACCCCGGTGGTCCCCAGGACGTACAGCTACAGCAGCATGCCCGCCGGTTGGGCGTCTGGGGATATGAACTACAGCAACGTCGACGTCTCTAGTTCGTCGGTGAAGGGCAAGGAGGTCGATAGGAGCACATCAGCCTCGCTTTATCTGAGCCGATCAGCAGCTAGATTGTCAGCCGGGCGATATCCAATGAACATGAACGCCGTCATTGGCACCGGTGATCTCTCAATCTCGCCTGTCGACAGCTCCAGCAACTCGACAAGCTCGCAGGACGATCTGGAGATGGAGCCCATCAAGCACGCATCCCTCCCACCAGTGACGAGCAAGACAAGAGGCTACTCAAGACCCATGAGCGACAGCGGCTCCATCCACCGCCTTCACCCAGCCCGAAGACTCTCCGACGCtgaacaaaacaccaccccccaccccggcCCCAGCGCGCACCTCCTACTCCCCACGCACgagctccctccccgccggcaTCCCCCCCGTCCCAGCAATCCCGGCCATGCAATTCGGCGCCGCGatcacaacctccaccgtctcctccaccaccgcctcggCAGCCAGCTCCGTAACCATGGTCCCCATCGCCTCGAGCGTTTCCCTCCACACCAACAATACCAAACCAATAATCAAAAACGTCGAAGAACGCCGCGACGTGGCGGTTATTTCCCTGACCCCCGAACCCTCCAGCGACGAGGAAGTCTCCCCCGTCGGAaccgccatctcccccatcaccacctcccctaccaagaacaagaggaggaCGTGCAAACCCAGCCGGTTCCCCGAGCTGGAGACGATCAACTCGAATATTTCCATCGCCGCGGTTGA